One region of Anas acuta chromosome Z, bAnaAcu1.1, whole genome shotgun sequence genomic DNA includes:
- the LOC137848587 gene encoding maestro heat-like repeat-containing protein family member 1, with translation MGQCVSRVAPRQNDADDLTLAGLLLVIPKILDAEKDSRSAAYSMWETHVLQRDNVSAVSILSLAPEDMEDYDYFWDVLTGTKMEGDWKLKFLASIRTICSNTVQRRYMYLPCDMLGVEKKMQLPESSSDHLRTLMLLGWQAAYAISERSEENLALLSQHLGPCINAIGSLASTRERGRLDASLYAEILKSLDSVLEVLVCTSSDYTAATLEIILQALLPFTRSENVAKRRYAVGRIASLSEVLIPSSLMQDSFRNRVGTVSVRTFQTKPVPLLGQLMGCLTLCCAEEDKDISCGSAEALHAFHRIVMVRQSHFMTPTYPYLFLERECPSTFRPKDAANELTVFGSFLFPVERTNFILTILEGMTHPRVSDTKVVARVLDMITDSDMEEVPRVMRIIHDCLATVSKESLLDILKRTLFKITSLHPGHAVQGLLEVFPWRDRVATAMWQTMVSEPCVAEDVLRNLLRQRIGPEHDVLGSHHSCVRSWAVTSAMNKIFQLPSSKNIAQSLFHKLYIAVLFQISSIHECTLQDFSRGSSQMGECVWPSGSFLRTAVMTMRALFQHLGGATLVEDIQTQGGWDRLLRHETFHTGVAVLTR, from the exons ATGGGACAGTGCGTGAGTCGTGTGGCTCCTCGCCAAAACGATGCTGACGATCTTACCCTGGCGGGGCTGCTATTAGTTATCCCCAAGATCCTGGACGCTGAGAAGGATAGCAGATCTGCTGCATATTCTATGTGGGAGACCCATGTGCTTCAGAGGG ATAATGTTTCTGCTGTCTCCATCTTGTCTCTGGCGCCCGAGGACATGGAAGACTATGACTACTTCTGGGATGTTCTCACTGGCACCAAAATG GAAGGGGACTGGAAGCTGAAGTTTCTGGCCTCGATCCGCACCATCTGCAGCAACACGGTGCAGAGGAGATACATGTACCTGCCCTGTGACATGCTGGGAGTGGAGAAGAAG ATGCAACTGCCTGAGTCTTCCTCCGACCACCTGCGCACTCTGATGCTCCTGGGCTGGCAAGCTGCGTATGCCATCAGTGAAAGGAG CGAAGAGAACCTAGCACTGCTGTCACAGCACCTCGGCCCCTGCATCAACGCCATCGGCTCTCTTGCTTCAACGAGGGAGAGGGGCAGGCTGGATGCTTCACTTTATGCTGAG ATTCTGAAATCTCTGGACAGCGTGCTGGAAGTGCTGGTGTGTACTTCGTCGGACTACACTGCTGCTACGCTGGAGATCATCTTGCAG GCCCTGCTGCCCTTCACAAGATCCGAGAATGTGGCAAAGCGTCGGTATGCCGTGGGGAGGATTGCCAGTCTGAGCGAGGTGCTGATCCCCAGTTCTCTGATGCAG GACTCGTTCAGAAACAGAGTGGGCACGGTCAGCGTTCGCACCTTCCAGACGAAGCCTGTGCCACTCCTGGGGCAGCTGATGGGGTGCCTCACCCTGTGCTGCGCCGAGGAGGACAAGGACAtcagctgtggctctgcagaGGCTCTTCACGCCTTCCACAGGATCGTGATGGTGCGACAGA GCCACTTCATGACACCTACCTATCCGTATCTCTTTCTGGAGCGGGAATGCCCAAGCACCTTCCGGCCCAAGGACGCTGCTAACGAGCTGACG GTATTTGGCAGCTTCCTCTTCCCCGTCGAGAGGACGAACTTCATCCTCACCATCTTGGAGGGCATGACACACCCCAGGGTCTCTGACACAAAGGTGGTTGCCCGTGTGCTGGATATGATCACAGACTCAGACATGGAGGAG GTGCCACGGGTCATGCGGATCATCCATGACTGCCTGGCGACGGTCAGCAAGGAATCACTCCTGGACATCCTGAAGAGGACCCTTTTCAAGATCACCTCCTTGCACCCTGGGCACGCGGTCCAGGGCCTGCTGGAGGTCTTCCCGTGGCGCGACAG GGTTGCCACGGCCATGTGGCAGACGATGGTCTCCGAGCCCTGCGTTGCAGAGGACGTGCTGAGAAACCTGCTGAGGCAACGCATAGGGCCTGAGCACGATGTCCTTGGCTCACACCACAGCTGTGTCCGTTCCTGGGCT GTAACCAGCGCCATGAACAAGATCTTCCAGCTGCCCTCCAGCAAGAACATTGCGCAGTCACTTTTCCACAAGCTCTACATTGCCGTGCTCTTCCAGATCTCCTCCATCCATGAGTGCACACTGCAGGACTTCAGCAGGGGCAGCAGTCAGATGGGGGAGTGCGTGTGGCCTTCAGGCAGCTTTCTCAG GACTGCGGTGATGACCATGAGAGCTCTTTTCCAACACCTGGGGGGTGCCACTTTGGTTGAAGACATCCAGACGCAGGGTGGCTGGGACCGGCTTTTAAGACATGAGACCTTCCACACAGGTGTTGCTGTGCTGACTAGGTGA